One stretch of Oncorhynchus gorbuscha isolate QuinsamMale2020 ecotype Even-year linkage group LG21, OgorEven_v1.0, whole genome shotgun sequence DNA includes these proteins:
- the LOC124008039 gene encoding otolith matrix protein 1-like — protein sequence MDRLYRRLAVTLLLFSFISFSTQKTSVSWCVVSEAEEQKCLDLAGSATARNIRGTLLCVRGQSPTDCMEKIKNGTADAAAMFADDIYTAGWCFGLELAAGESYNGLDGISYYVVALARRSSSDMSLLEMHERSSCHPGICTTVGWTVPIGFLVNTSQISVDEQCNFPKGETCVCVGGGVLCCVAQTLCVLLVSLCVPPAAGDFFGYSCVPGVKGHWCVAENLGDVAFVKHTTISDNMDGNNMESWAMDLELEDLKLLCPDGSEAGPFDHETCHLAVVPAKAVVVRLEDKCRVWKYLERLQNVFGNTTMFSSVGYIQSDLLFSDSTHHLLRVVGSYTSWLVPTYTTVLQAFECESKRVEREKETQCGFILSCLVFLPTGLC from the exons ATGGATCGTCTGTACAGAAGGCTGGCAGtgactcttctcctcttctcattCATCTCTTTCTCCACTCAGAAAACGTCCG TCTCCTGGTGTGTGGTGTCTGAGGCAGAGGAGCAGAAGTGTCTGGATCTGGCTGGGAGTGCTACAGCCCGGAATATCAGAGGAACGCTGCTGTGTGTCCGTGGCCAGAGTCCCACAGACTGTATGGAGAAGATCAAG AATGGTACAGCAGATGCAGCAGCCATGTTTGCTGATGACATCTACACAGCCGGCTGGTGCTTTGGACTAGAACTGGCTGCTGGAGAGTCTTACAACGGACTGG aTGGTATCAGCTACTATGTTGTAGCTCTGGCTCGTCGCTCCTCCAGTGACATGTCCCTGTTGGAGATGCATGAACGCAG CTCCTGTCACCCAGGGATCTGTACCACGGTGGGCTGGACTGTTCCTATTGGCTTCCTGGTCAACACCTCACAGATCAGTGTCGATGAACAATGCAACTTTCCTAAAGgtgagacctgtgtgtgtgtgggggggggtgtgttgtgttgtgttgcccaGACTCTTTGTGTATTGTTGGTGTCATTGTGTGTCCCTCCAGCGGCGGGGGACTTCTTTGGCTACAGCTGTGTACCAGGAGTAAAGGGACACTG GTGTGTGGCTGAGAATTTGGGCGATGTGGCATTTGTCAAACACACCACCATTTCTGACAACATGGATG gcaACAATATGGAATCATGGGCCATGGACCTGGAACTGGAGGACCTGAAGCTGCTGTGCCCGGATGGCAGCGAGGCCGGGCCATTTGACCATGAGACGTGTCACCTGGCTGTGGTACCAGCTAAAGCTGTGGTGGTACGCCTCGAGGACAAGTGTAGAGTCTGGAAATACCTGGAACGCCTACAG aATGTGTTTGGGAACACCACCATGTTCAGCTCAGTGGGCTACATCCAATCAGATCTCCTGTTTTCTGACTCCACCCACCACCTGCTCAGGGTTGTGGGTAGTTACACTTCCTGGTTGGTTCCTACATACACCACGGTCCTGCAGGCCTTCGAGTGTGAAAgtaagagagtggagagagagaaagagacacagtgTGGTTTCATTCTTTCATGTCTTGTGTTTCTTCCCACAGGTTTGTGCTGA